Part of the Faecalibacterium duncaniae genome, AACAACGAGTACTGGCTGGAGCGGGATGCGGCCCTGCGCACGGACTTCAACATCAAGTCCGGCTTCCAAACCGAGGATATGCCCCGCATCAAGTACAAGAGCAAGATGAAGGAGTATTACCAGAAGGCCGGCATCGCCACCGCACGTTACCACATGGTGGACGACCTGGAGGGCTGCAGGAAGTTCATCGACGAGGTGGGCTATCCGGTGGTGGTCAAGCCGGACAACGGTGTGGGTGCCTCCGATACCCATAAGCTGTCCAGCGATGAGGAGCTGAAGCGCTTCCTGCTCTACAAGAGCACCTATCACCCCGACCTCTCCTACATCATGGAGGAGTTCGTCCATGCCGAGGTCAACAGCTACGATGCCATCATTGACGGCAGCGGCAACCCCATCTTTGAGGCGGGCAACGTCAGCCCGGTGTCCATCATGGACATCGTCAACGACAGCGATAACTCCATCTACTATATCATCAAGGACCTGCCCGAGGATACCCGCGCCGCCGGACGTGCCGCCGTCAGGAGCTTTGGCGTGAAGAGCCGGTTCGTCCACTTTGAGTTCTTCCGCATGACCGAGGATCAGGTCGGCATGGGCAAAAAGGGCCAGCTCGTGGCGCTGGAGGTCAATATGCGCCCCTGCGGCGGCTTTACCCCGGATATGATCAACTTTGCCCGCTCCACCAACGTGTACAAGATCTGGGCGGATATGATCGCCTTCGGCGGCACGGATATGCCAGTGGGTGAGCACTACTACTGCCCCTTTGCAGGCCGCCGCGATGGCAAAAACTTTGTGTACAGCCATGAGCAGATCATGCAGAAGTACCAGAAGAATATGCGGATGGTGGACCGCATCCCCGAGGCTCTGTCCGGTGCCATGGGCAACCAGATGTACGTTGCAACCTTCTCCACCCGCGAAGAGATGGAGCAGTTCTACTCCGATGTGCTGGCTGTGAACGACCCTGTCAACGCCAAGGTGCAGAAGGAGCTGGCCGAGGTGCTGGCACTGGGCGAGCCCACCACCACCGCCCTCACCGAAAAGCCGAACCTCTCCCCCGCCGTGAAGCCCACCACGGCTGTGACCAAGACCCCCACCCGCGCCGTTACAAAGACAGCACGGAAGAGAAAGTGACCAGAAGCTAGAGAACAGCCCCGGGACGTTTCACATGGGAACGTGCCGGGGCTGTTCTCATGTTGGAGAATTTTTTTTTTTCGATAACCAGTTGACAAATTGCGGGGGAGGGGGTAATCTTGAAAAAAGATGGGAATATCCACATCAAGAAATGGGAGAAAATAGTATGAAAATCTGGAAGCGTTTTGCGGCCGGTTTGTTGACGGCCGCACTGACACTATCCCTGCTTACGGCCTGCGGCGATAGCGGCGGTGGAAGTAATGGCGGTGGAAACAGTGGGAATGCAAATCCGCCTGCGGCTTCAACTGGTGGGCAGGATAATGAAAGTTCTTCTGATTCTACAATACAAGAGCCGGATAAAACGCTCACATGGGCAAATTCTAAAACGAATGCATATTTTAGCCGCCTGGGTGTGACACGGGAGAATTTTTATGCCGAATTGGAAAGTCAGCAGGGCGGACGAAACTTTGCATTCCGTGTTAGCGCATGTGGAAATCGCGCTAGTTATACGGTCATAGAAGATGATTGTACCTGCTCTGTGGATGAACAAGGCAATGTATATTGGTTTGATGGTGCGAATAAAGAGGTGAACGTGGATAAGGCGGGAACCTCTGCTGCCCAGAATAAAACTAAACAGATCAAACAAAACGTGTACGGCTATGTGATGATTCCCAAGGCCAACGAAGTGGTTTCGATTACCGCCGGGGAATATCAGGGGGCCTATATGGAAAGCGTCCGTGTTGCCAGCGCGGAAGCTGGCGTGGGCACTTATGATTATGTGTTTGATGGAGATAATCTGGCCTTTATCATCATGCAGCATTATGGCGTAAAAAATACGATAACGACCCTCTATGCGAACCCGTCAGACAAAGTGATCGGCTTCCCGGATTGGTATTCTGAAAATATTGGTGCATCCAAAGCAAGCTAATATTTCAAGGCTAAGGGTATGACGGAAAATAACCTCTATGTTGATATGCAGCTGATCAACTATTCTAACGGACATATCATCCTTACGGCACGGGGAAAAGAAGCATTTGAGCTGGGAACAAACACCCTGAACCCGCCAGATGGAAGCGGCAGCTATATTGACGCAGTCGGAAATATCTATGGCTTTTACTGCCTGAACAAAATTTACTTTAAGCAGGGAACCACTGTGGAAAATCCGCAAGAGGAACAGAATATCCGTACTGCTGGCGGATATTTTATGATTCCGAGCGCATCGAATTGTTACTGGTACAGCATGGGAACCAGTAAGGTAGATGGAAAGGAATACTATACGGAGGTTTTCCAGACTGGTACTACAAATCATCCCGATGAGTCGTATGAATATCTCTTCCAGGGAAATGAATTGGTATATATGCGCCATGGAGGAGCAACGATAAAGGTCAACGAAATATCGGGAACACCGCGCACAGACCTGCTGAAGATTCCAGATGGATATACCGATACAACAAATAGTTAAAATGAAAACCAGCCCCGGAAGTGCACAAAAAGCGGCTTCCGGGGCTGATTTTACTTCTTTATAAAAATTCTGTCGGGCTTAGATTACGGAGCCGGGCAAAGGCTTCATCCAGCGAAAATAGAATAAATCAAGATTTGTCCCCTGCTTCAGAATGTGATATACTGTTCCCAAAGAAAGAGAACGAGGTATTGCTGTTATGAAAATTCCTGCAAATGGCTTCACCCACGCCGGCAAGTTCCATGCGGACGACGTGTTTGCAACGGCGCTGCTGCAGATCATCCGGCCGGACATCAGGATCACCCGCGGCTTTGTGGTACCGGACGATTTCGACGGCATCGTGTATGATATCGGCTTTGGCATGTTCGATCACCATCAGGAGCCCCGAGAGTACCGTGCCAACGGCATCCCCTATGCGGCCTTCGGCCTGCTGTGGCGGGTGCTGGGCCCGGGGCTGGTGGGGGAGCGTCAGGCCCGGCTCATCGATGAAAACTTTATCCAGCCCCTTGATCTGAACGATAACACCGGCGAGCAGAACAGCCTGTGCGATGCCATCGGCTTCTTCAACCCGGTGTGGGATTCCAAGGAGGATCAGGACACCTGCTTCTTCAAGGCGGTGGCTGTGGCAAAGCAGATCTTGGAAAACCAGATCGAGAGCGCGAACGCCGTGAACCGCGCCGACGAGAAAGTGCAGCAGGCCTATAAGAATTCCCGGGACGGCATCGTGATCCTGCCCTGCTACCTGCCCTGGAAGAATGGCCTGTACAAGACCGATGCCCTCTTCGTCATCTACCCCAGTCAGCGCGGCGGGTGGAGCGCCCAGTGCGTGACCGACCACAAGACCAAAAAGCCGAAGCTGCCCTTCCCCCAGAGCTGGGCGGGCCAGCCGCAGGAGGTCATTGAGCAGAAGAGCGGCATCGAGGGCATCAGCTTCTGCCACGCCAGCCGGTTCCTCATCACCGCAAAGGATAAGGAGACGGCGCTGGCCGCCTGCCGTCAGGTGCTGAAAAACAACGGGAGACTGTGATATGAGCGGGGAAGCGGAGAAGGCGGAGCGGGCCTATGTCTATATGGTGCGCTGCGCAGGCGGCCAGCTCTACACGGGCTGGACAAATGACCCGGCCAGCCGACTGCACGCCCACAAGAGCGGGAAGGGGGCCAAGTGCACCCGTGCGCTGGGGGCACAGCGGTTCGCGTATCTGGAACGGTGCACAGACAAATCTGCCGCCCTGCGCCGGGAAGCAGCCCTGAAAAAGCTGACCAAGGCGCAGAAGGAAACCCTGTGCGCCGAATGGGCTGAGAAGAACCTGCCCCGGCTCTCGCTGGCCACCCGGGCCGATGCGGCGGAGATCCTGGACATCTACAACTGGTATGTCCTGCACCACACGGCAACCTTTCAGGTAACGCCCTCTTCCCTGCCGGAGTATGAGGACTGGGTGGACAGCACCCGTGCGCTGATCCCTCTGCTGCTGGCCCGGGATGGGGACGGTAAACTGCTGGGCTATGCCTGCGCCCACCGCTACCACCCCCGGGAGGCCTACGACTGGGCTGTGGAAAGCACCATCTACTGTGCCCCCGATGCCCGGGGCTTTGGTGTGGGGGATACCCTCTACCGCGCCCTGCTGGATATTCTGGACGGGATGGGTTACTGGAATGTCTATGCCCTTGTGGCAGACCCCAACCCCGCCAGTGAGCGTATCCATGCCCGTTTGGGCTTCACCTGCGTGGGCCGCGAGCCCCACACTGCCTATAAGTTCGGCTGGCTGGGCCTGTCCACCTGGTGGCTGCCCCTGCGCAGGGGCAATGAAAAGCCGGAGCCCACCCACCCGCTGACACAGGAACAGGTGGAGGAGATCCTGGGAAGATACCAGGCATAAAGAAAGCGTCCTTCGGGGCGCTTTTTTGCATTTCATATATACATTTTAACTGCATAAAATTCGAATATAAACAAATAACATTGCATAAACATACAAAGTGTAACAAATCCTGCCGCAAATGCGCGGCATGTTTGGCAGTTTTCGGCATTGACGGAAAAGCCGCGCTGTGTATAATAAAAGCATCAACCACGAATCAAAGACAGAGGATGCGAAGGGAAAGTGCGCATCAGGGTACAAAAGTGTATTTTTATTAAAAGGAGCGCGTTTATTATGAAAAAGGAAAACATCAAAAAAGTCGTGCTGGCCTACTCCGGTGGTCTGGATACCTCCATCATCATTCCCTGGCTGAAGGAAAACTACAACAACTGCGAAGTCGTCGCCGTTTCCGGTGACGTGGGCCAGGGCACCGAGCTGGACGGCCTGGAGGAAAAGGCCAAGGCTACCGGCGCTTCCAAGCTGTACGTTCTGGATCTGAAGAAGGACTTTGTGGAGAACTACATCTTCCCCACCCTGAAGTTTGGTGCAAAGTACGAGGACTACCTGCTGGGCACCAGCTTTGCACGCCCCTGCATTGCAAAGGCTCTGGCCGATATCGCCATCAAGGAAGGCGCAGATGCCATCTGCCACGGCTGCACCGGCAAGGGCAACGATCAGGTGCGTTTTGAGCTGACTCTCAAGGCTCTGTGCCCCGATATGGCCATCATTGCTCCCTGGCGTGAGTGGGACATCAAGAGCCGTGACGAAGAGATCGACTACGCCGAGGCTCACCACATCCCCCTGAAGATCAACCGCGAGACCAACTACTCCAAGGACAAGAACCTGTGGCATCTGAGCCATGAGGGTCTGGATCTGGAGAGCCCCGCCAACGAGCCCCAGTACAACCACCCCGGTTTCCTGGAGCTGGGTGTCAGCCCCGAGCAGGCTCCCGACACCCCGACCTATGTGACCATCCACTTTGAAAAGGGCGTTCCCACTGCCGTGGACGGCAAGGAGATGGGCGCTGTGGAGCTGGTGGAGTACCTGAACAAGCTGGGCGGCGAGAACGGCATCGGCCTGCTGGATATCGTGGAGAACCGTCTGGTGGGCATGAAGAGCCGCGGCGTGTACGAGACCCCCGGCGGTGCCATCCTGTACAAGGCCATCAATGTTCTGGAGACCATCACCCTGGACAAGGAGAGCGCACACCTCAAGGAGCAGCTGGCACAGAAGTACGCCGACATCGTCTACAACGGCCAGTGGTTCACCCCGCTGCGTGAGGCTCTGGATGCTTTTGCCAACAGCCTGGCAAAGACCGTGACCGGCGATGTGAAGCTGAAGCTGTACAAGGGCAACATGATCAACGCTGGTGTCACCTCCCCGTTCACCCTGTACGATGAGCAGACTGCTTCCTTTGGTGAGGACGAGGATTACAACCAGGCAGATGCAGCAGGCTTCATCAACCTGTTTGGCCTGTCCATCAAGGAGCGCGCAAAGCTGTCCAAGAGCTGGCCGAAGATCGAGGACTAAGCGGCTGATCCACCGGGATCACACAAAGCCAACTTTCTCTCCGGTGTGTTTTCTACACTTTCACAACGGAGTTCCAAAACCGGCATAGTTGCCGGCGGCACCGCCGCAGGAGCGTTTTCCCCTGCGGCGGCTTTGCCGTTTATAAAGGAAATGTATGCTTGTGGTCAGGCCCGTCTCTGTACAACCTCTCAG contains:
- a CDS encoding ATP-grasp domain-containing protein, whose amino-acid sequence is MQNFIFISPNFPTNYWQFCRELKNNGMNVLGIGDQPYDELKPELKDSLNEYYKVGSLENYDEVYRAVAFFAFKYGRIDWLESNNEYWLERDAALRTDFNIKSGFQTEDMPRIKYKSKMKEYYQKAGIATARYHMVDDLEGCRKFIDEVGYPVVVKPDNGVGASDTHKLSSDEELKRFLLYKSTYHPDLSYIMEEFVHAEVNSYDAIIDGSGNPIFEAGNVSPVSIMDIVNDSDNSIYYIIKDLPEDTRAAGRAAVRSFGVKSRFVHFEFFRMTEDQVGMGKKGQLVALEVNMRPCGGFTPDMINFARSTNVYKIWADMIAFGGTDMPVGEHYYCPFAGRRDGKNFVYSHEQIMQKYQKNMRMVDRIPEALSGAMGNQMYVATFSTREEMEQFYSDVLAVNDPVNAKVQKELAEVLALGEPTTTALTEKPNLSPAVKPTTAVTKTPTRAVTKTARKRK
- a CDS encoding MYG1 family protein — encoded protein: MKIPANGFTHAGKFHADDVFATALLQIIRPDIRITRGFVVPDDFDGIVYDIGFGMFDHHQEPREYRANGIPYAAFGLLWRVLGPGLVGERQARLIDENFIQPLDLNDNTGEQNSLCDAIGFFNPVWDSKEDQDTCFFKAVAVAKQILENQIESANAVNRADEKVQQAYKNSRDGIVILPCYLPWKNGLYKTDALFVIYPSQRGGWSAQCVTDHKTKKPKLPFPQSWAGQPQEVIEQKSGIEGISFCHASRFLITAKDKETALAACRQVLKNNGRL
- a CDS encoding GNAT family N-acetyltransferase — protein: MSGEAEKAERAYVYMVRCAGGQLYTGWTNDPASRLHAHKSGKGAKCTRALGAQRFAYLERCTDKSAALRREAALKKLTKAQKETLCAEWAEKNLPRLSLATRADAAEILDIYNWYVLHHTATFQVTPSSLPEYEDWVDSTRALIPLLLARDGDGKLLGYACAHRYHPREAYDWAVESTIYCAPDARGFGVGDTLYRALLDILDGMGYWNVYALVADPNPASERIHARLGFTCVGREPHTAYKFGWLGLSTWWLPLRRGNEKPEPTHPLTQEQVEEILGRYQA
- a CDS encoding argininosuccinate synthase, translating into MKKENIKKVVLAYSGGLDTSIIIPWLKENYNNCEVVAVSGDVGQGTELDGLEEKAKATGASKLYVLDLKKDFVENYIFPTLKFGAKYEDYLLGTSFARPCIAKALADIAIKEGADAICHGCTGKGNDQVRFELTLKALCPDMAIIAPWREWDIKSRDEEIDYAEAHHIPLKINRETNYSKDKNLWHLSHEGLDLESPANEPQYNHPGFLELGVSPEQAPDTPTYVTIHFEKGVPTAVDGKEMGAVELVEYLNKLGGENGIGLLDIVENRLVGMKSRGVYETPGGAILYKAINVLETITLDKESAHLKEQLAQKYADIVYNGQWFTPLREALDAFANSLAKTVTGDVKLKLYKGNMINAGVTSPFTLYDEQTASFGEDEDYNQADAAGFINLFGLSIKERAKLSKSWPKIED